Proteins from one Gimesia maris genomic window:
- a CDS encoding pre-peptidase C-terminal domain-containing protein: protein MVLSNHIQSLHAQLPQTVVYSVNPSGGQKGQTVEVRVTNGKDLDELNALWFSHPDIKAVPKMQQSNGKQVPVANTFLVTIGNDVPVGVYDVRANGLYGLSNPRSFVVGDLAEKTEVEPNNKEDQATPMVMDSVMNALLNGATDVDYYSFTGKKGDKVSIDCRAARIDSPVVAIVELYGPDQRRLVSERDTFRNDPYINLTLPLDGTYKIKVHDLTYAGGVDNVYRLSVHKKPHIEFIMPPSGTPGTTGSYTLYGYNLPGGKISDWSIGDEPLQEVNVFITLPSKPTTLKMGEQGFPHEVSADGYSYVWATPAGSSNPVTIYYAEGNVVRDEQTKEEKLTLPGELVGQFEVKNDVDSFRFTGKAKEKYSIEVFGQRNGIVIDPVIVVEQVIKDKEGKETFKQLANVGATTVFADLSGKLFDTRTDDPYYLFTAPADGEYRVTLRDLQFETRGNPRMVYRAVIRQPKPDFRLVALPLYPQAVNTGGSPAAITLRKGDSFKIAVMALRQDGFNETIELSVKGLPPGVSCKAASIGSGDSNAEMILTAEETAQSWSGEIEITGTSGADAGKLERVARAATVLRPAANNVRADSRIARSLALSVIDEVAPYQVVADVADVSVNQGRQILVPVKVVKRTGFDNAVALAWNGIPKNSNITVENKTIAKGKADEMFQLFVNNNAKPGVYTTYLQSTVDVSYRRNPALVDEAKKEQAEVTKKLTEAQAALAAVTKKRDEITKASDKTADQKKAEQAKAEEEVKAATAAVKAAEAAKKAVDAKVAAAEKAAAAKTVKVYAPSTPLVIRVKPAPVTLTLAVPGGGALKKGAAIDVKATIKRINDFKGPVELTLPLPPGVTGVTADTVQVPADKTEVTIPIKASADATEGDLANMVVRAKAAFQGEALVDAPIKLKVTK, encoded by the coding sequence TTGGTTTTATCAAACCACATTCAGTCGCTTCACGCTCAGCTGCCTCAGACAGTTGTCTATTCGGTCAATCCTTCGGGAGGACAGAAAGGCCAGACTGTTGAAGTACGGGTGACGAATGGGAAAGATCTGGATGAACTGAATGCCCTGTGGTTCAGTCACCCGGATATCAAAGCCGTTCCTAAAATGCAGCAGAGCAACGGCAAACAGGTTCCTGTCGCCAACACGTTTCTGGTAACGATTGGTAATGATGTTCCCGTCGGTGTGTATGATGTCCGCGCGAACGGCTTGTATGGTTTGAGTAATCCCCGATCATTCGTAGTAGGAGATCTGGCTGAGAAAACCGAAGTCGAACCCAACAATAAAGAGGATCAGGCAACGCCGATGGTGATGGATTCGGTAATGAATGCCTTGCTGAACGGTGCGACCGACGTCGACTACTATTCATTCACAGGCAAAAAGGGAGACAAGGTCTCCATTGACTGTCGTGCTGCCCGCATTGATTCCCCTGTTGTCGCCATTGTTGAATTATATGGCCCGGATCAGCGACGTCTGGTCAGTGAACGCGATACCTTTCGGAACGATCCTTACATCAATCTGACACTGCCTCTGGATGGCACTTATAAGATCAAAGTCCATGACCTGACTTATGCAGGTGGCGTTGATAACGTCTATCGGTTGAGTGTTCATAAAAAACCGCATATCGAATTCATTATGCCCCCCTCAGGAACTCCGGGAACAACCGGCAGCTATACCCTGTATGGCTATAACCTGCCGGGAGGAAAAATTTCGGACTGGAGTATCGGCGATGAGCCCCTGCAGGAAGTCAACGTGTTTATCACATTGCCATCAAAACCCACTACCTTGAAAATGGGCGAGCAGGGATTTCCACATGAAGTCAGTGCAGACGGTTACTCCTATGTCTGGGCGACACCCGCTGGAAGTTCCAATCCGGTAACAATCTACTATGCCGAAGGGAACGTGGTTCGTGACGAACAGACCAAAGAAGAAAAATTAACCCTGCCAGGCGAACTGGTAGGGCAGTTTGAAGTGAAAAATGATGTCGATTCGTTTCGCTTTACCGGGAAAGCAAAAGAAAAGTATTCGATCGAAGTGTTTGGGCAGCGTAATGGGATCGTCATTGATCCTGTGATCGTGGTGGAACAGGTGATCAAGGACAAAGAGGGCAAAGAGACTTTTAAGCAACTTGCCAATGTCGGTGCCACAACGGTATTTGCCGATCTAAGTGGTAAGTTATTTGATACACGGACAGACGATCCTTATTACCTGTTTACAGCACCCGCTGATGGCGAATATCGCGTCACGTTGCGTGATCTGCAGTTCGAAACCCGTGGTAATCCACGAATGGTATATCGAGCCGTGATTCGACAGCCCAAACCGGATTTTCGTCTGGTGGCATTACCGCTGTACCCACAGGCCGTCAATACCGGGGGATCACCAGCGGCAATCACTCTGAGAAAAGGGGACAGCTTCAAAATTGCCGTCATGGCGTTGAGACAGGATGGTTTTAATGAAACGATCGAGCTGTCCGTCAAAGGTCTGCCGCCCGGAGTTAGCTGTAAAGCTGCCAGTATCGGCAGTGGTGACAGTAATGCAGAAATGATTCTGACCGCAGAAGAAACTGCTCAGTCGTGGTCAGGTGAAATTGAAATTACGGGGACCTCTGGTGCGGATGCCGGAAAACTGGAACGCGTCGCCCGGGCTGCCACTGTACTGCGACCCGCGGCGAATAATGTGCGTGCTGATTCACGGATCGCACGCTCGCTGGCATTATCTGTAATTGATGAAGTCGCACCGTATCAGGTCGTTGCGGATGTCGCGGATGTGAGTGTGAATCAGGGACGCCAGATTCTGGTTCCCGTCAAAGTGGTGAAGCGAACCGGCTTTGATAATGCAGTTGCGCTCGCCTGGAACGGTATTCCCAAGAACAGCAATATCACTGTTGAGAATAAAACAATTGCTAAAGGCAAAGCGGACGAGATGTTTCAGCTGTTTGTCAATAACAATGCCAAGCCTGGTGTTTATACGACCTATCTGCAGTCCACCGTCGATGTCTCTTATCGCCGCAATCCTGCTTTAGTTGATGAAGCCAAAAAAGAGCAGGCAGAAGTCACCAAAAAACTGACTGAGGCACAGGCGGCTCTGGCTGCAGTGACGAAAAAACGGGATGAGATCACGAAAGCCTCAGACAAAACAGCAGATCAGAAAAAAGCCGAACAGGCCAAAGCCGAAGAAGAAGTGAAAGCAGCGACCGCGGCCGTCAAAGCGGCTGAAGCAGCGAAGAAAGCAGTGGATGCCAAAGTGGCGGCGGCAGAGAAAGCAGCCGCTGCAAAAACGGTGAAAGTTTATGCTCCTTCGACTCCGCTGGTCATCCGCGTCAAACCGGCACCGGTGACTCTGACATTGGCAGTACCCGGAGGGGGAGCACTGAAAAAAGGCGCGGCAATCGACGTCAAGGCGACCATCAAACGCATCAATGATTTTAAAGGTCCTGTGGAGTTAACGTTACCTTTACCGCCAGGTGTCACGGGCGTGACTGCTGATACGGTACAGGTTCCAGCAGATAAAACGGAAGTGACCATCCCAATCAAAGCATCTGCAGATGCGACTGAAGGTGATCTGGCTAACATGGTGGTCAGGGCGAAAGCCGCGTTCCAGGGAGAGGCGCTGGTCGATGCACCGATCAAGCTAAAAGTCACCAAATAA